Proteins encoded together in one Camelus dromedarius isolate mCamDro1 chromosome 11, mCamDro1.pat, whole genome shotgun sequence window:
- the PPP1R1A gene encoding protein phosphatase 1 regulatory subunit 1A, with the protein MEQDHSPRKIQFTVPLLEPHLDPEAAEQIRRRRPTPATLVLTSDQSSPEIDEDRIPNPLLKPALSMSPRQRKKVTRTTPTMKELQMMVEHHLGQQEQGEESEGATESTGTQESRPAGITDTEAESRPGTSGKAHKPAESIPKTQERGSEKPSTEDPSTHIPPLDSQGANSV; encoded by the exons ATGGAGCAAGACCACAGCCCCCGGAAGATCCAGTTCACCGTGCCTCTGCTGGAGCCGCACCTTGACCCCGAGGCGGCGGAGCAG ATCCGGAGGCGCCGCCCCACCCCTGCGACCCTCGTGCTGACCAGTGACCAGTCATCCCCAG AGATAGATGAAGACCGGATCCCCAACCCGCTTCTTAAG CCGGCTTTGTCCATGTCTCCACGGCAACGGAAGAAGGTGACGAGGACCACACCCACAATGAAAG AGCTCCAGATGATGGTTGAACATCACCTGGGGCaacaggagcagggagaggagtcTGAAGGAGCCACTGAGAGCACAGGGACCCAGGAGTCCCGCCCAGCTGGGATCACAGACACAGAAGCGGAGTCAAGGCCGGGCACCTCTGGGAAAGCACACA AACCTGCAGAATCCATCCCGAAAACTCAGGAGAGGGGCAGTGAGAAACCCAGCACAGAAGACCCCTCAACCCATATACCACCACTGGATTCCCAGGGAGCCAACTCG GTCTGA